The Coffea arabica cultivar ET-39 chromosome 9c, Coffea Arabica ET-39 HiFi, whole genome shotgun sequence nucleotide sequence AATCCCTCGGAATTTGAAGAAAGACTTAGAGGTAGCCACAAAAACAGAGGATAATCTAAAAGCTAAACCTGGCAGATCTCATTCACCATTCAGCAAAAAATATTCATCTAATAACAACGTTCAACTTGCTTTCAACCTGATCTCTAACTTTCCACTATAAAAACATAAACAAGGTCATTAGTATCGAGAAAACGATAAAGAGAGAAGGTGGTAAAATAATAGGATTCTTGAGAAGGAGGTCTACCTgcaaatcatttatttcatcatcTGTGAGTGACCGCTCCATAGAGCGATATACAATCCTATAGCAGTGACTGGTCATTCCTTTCTTGTTGGTGAAGTTGTCTATTAGTTTCACCTGGCAGAGGACATGCATGATTATGATCACACAGGGGGCACAGACAGCTTCCTAAATGGCACATATAGCTAATTCCACTAGATACAGGTAtcctaaaaattttcattttaattgttGCCAACAtaatttcatttctttataGATTATAAAACACAATTCTTTACTGAGTCAAAGAGGAATTCATTAAGTTAACGTTcagcttccaaaaaaaaaagcagaaaacTGATTCTAAAGTGGAGCATTTAAATGTCGTTTTATACAAGAAGATACTATTGAGGCATGATAAAACATTCTTAATCTAGATGAAAGCAAATTACTACAGAAAAAATAACCGTGTAGGCAATATAAGCATTTCTGTTACTATTTTTATCACTATTTGCTGGTCATGAAATATCACATCCAATAAATCGATCAATTAGTGTCCAAAGGTGGACTCAAGTATGATTGCATATGCATGCAGTAATTCAATGGTTATATACAcgcccacacacacacacatgttaTTCGTCAACCATACCTCCTCCACAAGATCGCCAGCTATTCCTCTTACAAGTTCACAGAGATTATTTTCAGTGAATGAATCACTAATCCAGAAACTAATGTCTTTGTAGCAAGGAGGATACTGCAAAAATAATGCACAACAATCACTGTCAGAAGAGCTGAGAAGGCTGCATTCTGCTCTGACCACAATAGATTCAAGAGGAATTATAAGACACCCATGTGAAAATGCTAAGTTTGAAGTGCAGACTTTCCGAGTCATACCTTCGAAAATGGCTTAAACTTCACCCCTAGCTGTCCTTTGGAAAACTATatcaacataaaaaaaattataaatttttggaTACATTGTGCACAGAAAAAAGGAACAAGATGAATTCGAAAATTACTTGAGAAGTGAAACGCTCATCATCAGACCAGAAAAGTCGAATGTCTGGAATATCAAAGAGCACCATTGCTAATCGCTCCAATCCAAGACCAAAAGCCCAAGCAACACTGTTTTTTCTACCATTTTGCTTCAATATTTCCTGCTCCGTTACACCGCAGCCCAAAACCTCCAACCAATTTTCCTACAGAAAAATTCAATAGATACTTGATGAATAAAAGTTGAAGACCAGTAAAAGCAGCAGCAATTTTTAACTGGTgcaataatccaaaaaaaaagatatgaaACAACCCAGGAAGCGCAATATGTCAAATAACACTGAGCCTAATTGCCACTCCTGCAAAATTAAAATTGTGAATTCGAGCTTCATGTCCATGAACACGTACCCATCACTGTTCCTACGATGGTTgaaaatggggaaaaaaaatctcACTGGCCCATGAAGCCTCTAAAgactaaagggaaaaaaaaaaaagaagcctcTAAAGACTAAGAGATAGAATTTGTTAAATTTGGTAAAACGAAGACATTTCTGACATTTCTGAAAAGTAAGTTATATCCAATATCTGCGATCTAGAAGAAAAGCACCTGAAAATATATTTCCAGCTCAAAGGATGGATCTGTGAAGGGAAAATACGTGTCAACCCAGCGCATTTCAACAGAACCTGCAAAGTTAAAGTTCTAATTTGAAGCAGTTTGTATATATATCCTATTAGAACCTGCattaactgaaaaaaaaaagacatttacaaTATAACATAATTCAATATTAATGTCCAAATCAAAATCTCACATGCTCCAGCCCATTGCACATGGTCTACACCAAAACACTCTCTTAAACATCCAATGTTATTGCAGAGAACAAGCACAACTGAATCTCTTATCTTTTACTACTACTGAGTTATAGACACCAATCCGCAGTTTTTGATGACCAATATACCGTGCAGTCCTTGTGTTGAACTATACTTGATTTTCcaatttgcaacaaaattttgCTTCAATGAACAGATGTCTAAGTTCATGCTGCCACAGCACATAATTTGGTTGCAGAAACAGGTAGTTTTTTTCACAAGTATCTTTTCAAATTAAATAATAAGCATGAATAGTCTCCACCGATTTATTGCTcctaaaagaaacaaatatggtaaaaatgaaaaacttgaaGTATTCAATAGAAGCAATGAAATAAGAGTCTTTATTATTgcaattttcattttaatttttctgttttcattctAAAGGAAGAATAGTTGAACGATTTTCCTCCATTTGTTTGCCTGGACTTCATTTCATGTATTTTCCAAAGTAAAAAGTTTTTCACAAGGCATTGATATTTTAGATAGACCAAAATTGATTCTGATATTTGTGCAATGAAAACAAAACTGAAGATATACCAAACAAGTGACGCGCCAGTCCCTCAAGGCATTTTTTGAGATCTCCAGCAGCATACGAGGTACCATCTGTCCCAGATCCCTCCCAATCATGAGGGCTAAAAACCCGGAGCCCTTCCATCTGCACTAGACCAGCaaaattcatcagaagataTACCTTTGACTTGAAGGAGGAAATCAGGAGAGAACCATTTATGATGTCTACGATAAGAAGAGGGAAACCTGATGGAATACGGGGTAGTGAGTTGAATCGATCGAGTCTCTGCGATAGACATCTCCAGTAACAAGAAAATTGGAGTGCCCCTTACTCAATAGCTCAGCTTGATGTGCACTTGTATGGCATCTCAACACAGTTTGAGAATCCACATAGTATGTATCATTATAACTTCTGCTGACATGGTCAGCAGGAACCAAGACATCATCAAAGTTCTGCAATAAAATTTGTGAAATCACTAGACTAGAAAGCAGTTTTGAAGAGAGGAAAGGATACAAAATCAGAAAGTTCACACAATGATGCCTCAAATATTCATCACATATATGGAACTGGAAACAGATCAGATGAAAAGAAGATAAGCAACAGATGTTCATTTGAGCATAAACAGGCCATGATATCAATAACAACTAATGTATCAGAACCCTTGTGTCTCAGCAGGAAATACCTCATATTAGACTACTCTTTGGTAGAATAGCCACATGATTCTCATGTGCACGTGTTTGCATTTAAGAGATAAAGGCAGAGAAATAGACACCAATTGAGAGAAAAGGGGCAGGGTGGAGAGGaggaaaatttatcaaaatggtGCTGATATTGGTCTCAGTTGAAGATTGTAAAGGGCTTCACTTTGATATTTGAATACAGATCATCCTAAAGCGCCCCCACCTCTTTTGCCCCCCTTTTAATATCCTGAGACATTTATCTGAGAGCTTTCAGTATACTAAAGTGAACAGCAGAAGAGAAAATGCAATATTCTACAAAAATaatggtggaatgtcattcagACTGTCTGTCCAACTAAACTAGCTTGATGAGGCGTCAATTCGAATCCAGACTTCAAGCATCTGGAAGTTCACTTCAGAAGAATCATAAACTTTATCAAGTTAGTGGCAACTACACAGTCCTCTTGAAACAGGACAAGAAGTATGGATAATCAACTCATTATCCTTTTagagaaatggtaaaaatgaACTAGTCAAAATACAGAGATCCTTCTAAATCTTGAAAACGCATTACCTGTTTCATTTTGCCAGTCTCTAAGATATTCTTATGTGATCTCTAAAGCAGCATCACAGTAAATATTGTGTCTGTTTCTTTAAATTCCATTGACTTCTAATGCCAGTGATATTGCATCATATCATATCTGCGTGACCTCATTTCTAGTTGTTAGGCCCACAAATTTTTTACAACTAACATTCCTCAAATGATTAATCAGCCAAGCAATATCATGACTTGTTTAGGAATTTAAAGACTATAGTTAATTATGATCCGTATAAATTTCCCCATGCTAACCTTTTAAGTGTCTATACCCAGTGCCAGATTTGTATCGTGAAAACACATGGCAAAGATGGTACATAATCGACATAAGATTAGTCTGATTACGAGAAACCATTACATATTTTGTCGTTTTGAGTCCTCCAATATGCCATTTCATGCATTATCTGTATTCATCATGATTAGTAAAATCACCCATATACATTTATC carries:
- the LOC113707794 gene encoding phenylalanine--tRNA ligase, chloroplastic/mitochondrial-like, whose product is MALTFAQYSSTIFSRSSLLFLHNNGLRSFALSTPFLFSSSFSTSFPALSTHKLGRPKWRPPVASILEVAGVKVAKEEIVRDDPTNNVPDTIFSKLGMQLHRRDQHPIGIVKNVIYDYFDTNYPNKFDKFDDLFPIVSVKQNFDDVLVPADHVSRSYNDTYYVDSQTVLRCHTSAHQAELLSKGHSNFLVTGDVYRRDSIDSTHYPVFHQMEGLRVFSPHDWEGSGTDGTSYAAGDLKKCLEGLARHLFGSVEMRWVDTYFPFTDPSFELEIYFQENWLEVLGCGVTEQEILKQNGRKNSVAWAFGLGLERLAMVLFDIPDIRLFWSDDERFTSQFSKGQLGVKFKPFSKYPPCYKDISFWISDSFTENNLCELVRGIAGDLVEEVKLIDNFTNKKGMTSHCYRIVYRSMERSLTDDEINDLQWKVRDQVESKLNVVIR